AACAAGATTAAAAAGTGAAGTACAATTTTCAGAAAATCATAAACATGTCACAACCACAAAAAACCTACCAGCTAGCACCTGATCTTAAAATTTGTCGAATCCTAAACGGCATGTGGCAGGTAGCCGGGGGCCATGGCAAGATAGAAAAAGAATCTGCCATCTCAGATATGATATCATATCATGATTCTGGTTTTACCACATGGGACATGGCAGACATTTATGGACCAGCAGAAGAATACATTGGTGAATTTCGAAGACAGATTGCAAAAAATAAAGGCAATGACGAGCTTGACAAAATCCAAGCTCTAACAAAATTTGTCCCAAACCCAGGAAAAATGACTAGAGAAATTGTAGAGCATCATATAAAAAAATCAATTCAAAAAATGAATGTAAAGGAAATTGATCTTGTCCAGTTCCACTGGTGGGATTACTCCGATACAAGCTACCTTGACGCATTACATCATCTATTCAAGCTACAAGATGAAAAAAAGATAAAAAATATTGGGCTGACAAACTTTGATACAGAACGAATCAAAATAATGGTAGAAAATGGATTCAAGATATCATCAAACCAAGTGCAATATTCCATCATAGACCAGAGACCTGAAATCAAGATGACACCATTTTGCCAAAAGCATGACATCAAGATACTATGTTATGGAACTCTACTTGGAGGATTCTTGTCTGAGAATTATCTAAAAAAACCAGAGCCTGCAAGGTCTCAGCTGTATACCATATCCTTGCAGAAATACAAGAACATGATTGATGCATGGGGAGGATGGGATTTATTTCAAGAGCTGCTTGTTGTTTTATCCCATATAGCAAAAAAACACCACTCCAGCATTGCAAATGTTGCTGCAAAATATATCTTGGATAAACCATCTGTTGCAGGCGTGATAATTGGTACAAGATTAGGTTTAGCAGAACACAGAGAAGACAACGCCAGAGTATTTTCATTAAATTTAGATAAAGAGGACAAGGAAAAAATAAAATCAGTAACCATAAAATCACAAGATCTCTTTTCTTCTATTGGAGATTGTGGAGATGAATATAGATAAATTCCCAGATTGTTTACCAGACCTAACCTATCTCGATGAATTATTTTCGAGTTAAAGCAAAATAATTAAATGTATTTTCAAAAATGAAAGATCACCAATAAATAGATCGGCCCTTATCTATTGTTGGGTTTGGCCTGATGATGGATTCAGTTAACAAATCACGGTATCTATCATTTGTAAGATTGAAAATTAACTGTAGGAAGATTATAAAAAGAACAGTTCAGACATCCTCCGTGGCTGCAATATTACTAGTAGCAACTTTCCTTGGAGCTGCCTCTCCAGTTGCACCAGTATATGGCACTACTGGAACCCCGCCATCATGTCCTACTGGCATGACCTTCGAGTCTACCACTCATTTATGCGAATCTTCTCCCACATCGTGTCCATCAGGCTCGACACTCAATCCTACTACCGGCATATGCGAATCT
This genomic window from Nitrosopumilaceae archaeon contains:
- a CDS encoding aldo/keto reductase, with product MKYNFQKIINMSQPQKTYQLAPDLKICRILNGMWQVAGGHGKIEKESAISDMISYHDSGFTTWDMADIYGPAEEYIGEFRRQIAKNKGNDELDKIQALTKFVPNPGKMTREIVEHHIKKSIQKMNVKEIDLVQFHWWDYSDTSYLDALHHLFKLQDEKKIKNIGLTNFDTERIKIMVENGFKISSNQVQYSIIDQRPEIKMTPFCQKHDIKILCYGTLLGGFLSENYLKKPEPARSQLYTISLQKYKNMIDAWGGWDLFQELLVVLSHIAKKHHSSIANVAAKYILDKPSVAGVIIGTRLGLAEHREDNARVFSLNLDKEDKEKIKSVTIKSQDLFSSIGDCGDEYR